A part of Arthrobacter dokdonellae genomic DNA contains:
- a CDS encoding ABC transporter substrate-binding protein: MRHSRKFASLAAVSVLAMTLAACGGGGSGGGSSAGGLSGDAGANLDGRGPITYVQGKDNSNVVRPLVDKWNADPAHKNEQVTFKEQSDKADQQHDDLVQNFQAKNASYDVVDVDVVWTAEFAAKGWLQPLKDKTAFDTAGMLPATVATATYKGTLYAAPQTSDGGILYYRKDLVPTPPKTWDEMMGMCPIAKKNNMDCYAGQFAQYEGLTVNVAEAINTAGGVIVDKDGKPAVNTPQAKAGLTNLVQAFKDGNIPKQAITYQEEQGRQSFEAGKLLFMRNWPYVYNLAKTDGSSMVKDKFGIAPLPGKDGPGASSLGGHNIAMSVYSKHKATAMDFMKFMTNEETEKFYATQGSLAPVREDLYADADLVKQLPYLPVLLTSIKNAVPRPVSPFYPAVTQAVQINAYAALKGDKSVDQALTDMQAALGAAGSQ, from the coding sequence ATGAGACATTCAAGAAAGTTTGCTTCCCTGGCGGCAGTATCGGTCCTGGCGATGACGCTGGCCGCTTGTGGCGGTGGCGGCAGCGGTGGCGGCTCGTCCGCGGGCGGGCTCAGCGGCGATGCGGGCGCCAACCTGGACGGGCGCGGACCCATTACCTATGTCCAGGGCAAGGACAACTCGAATGTCGTCCGCCCGCTCGTGGACAAATGGAATGCGGACCCGGCCCACAAGAATGAGCAGGTCACCTTCAAGGAACAATCGGACAAGGCGGACCAGCAGCACGACGACCTGGTCCAGAACTTCCAAGCCAAGAACGCCAGCTACGATGTGGTGGACGTGGACGTGGTGTGGACGGCCGAGTTCGCGGCCAAGGGCTGGCTGCAGCCGCTGAAGGACAAGACGGCCTTTGACACCGCCGGGATGCTGCCGGCGACCGTGGCCACCGCAACCTACAAGGGCACCCTCTACGCCGCCCCGCAGACGTCCGACGGCGGCATTCTGTACTACCGCAAGGACCTCGTGCCCACCCCTCCCAAGACCTGGGACGAGATGATGGGCATGTGCCCCATCGCCAAAAAGAACAACATGGACTGCTACGCAGGCCAGTTCGCCCAATATGAGGGGCTGACGGTCAACGTGGCCGAGGCCATCAACACCGCCGGCGGCGTCATCGTGGACAAGGACGGCAAGCCGGCGGTGAACACGCCGCAGGCCAAGGCCGGGCTGACCAACCTGGTCCAGGCCTTCAAGGACGGCAACATTCCCAAGCAGGCCATCACCTACCAGGAGGAGCAGGGCCGGCAGTCGTTTGAGGCCGGCAAGCTGCTGTTCATGCGCAACTGGCCGTACGTCTACAACCTGGCCAAGACTGACGGGTCGTCCATGGTGAAGGACAAGTTCGGCATCGCCCCGCTGCCCGGCAAGGACGGACCCGGCGCGTCCTCCCTGGGCGGGCACAACATCGCCATGAGCGTCTACAGCAAGCACAAGGCAACGGCCATGGACTTCATGAAGTTCATGACCAACGAGGAAACCGAGAAGTTCTACGCCACGCAGGGTTCGCTGGCCCCGGTCCGGGAGGACCTGTATGCCGACGCCGACCTCGTCAAGCAGCTGCCCTACCTTCCTGTCCTGCTGACGTCCATCAAGAACGCCGTGCCGCGGCCGGTCTCGCCGTTCTACCCGGCCGTGACGCAGGCCGTTCAAATCAACGCGTACGCCGCCCTGAAGGGCGACAAGAGCGTTGACCAGGCATTGACCGACATGCAGGCGGCCCTGGGGGCGGCCGGCTCGCAGTAA
- a CDS encoding carbohydrate ABC transporter permease codes for MSMQAEPLTRRGKKSTGEGPAGPENKEVGQDRKQKTQGRAAALLIIPSMIVLGIVIVYPVIDAIIMSLQKDAGLDPVTGSFVAGGFAGFYNYVHWILQQCNTPSGQASCPAGTLGSQFWSATGTTFLLTVITVALETVIGFWMAIIMSRTFRGRSALRAAVLVPWAIPTAVTAKLWFFIFAFDGIANTLFHTSILWTGSEVPARAAIIIADVWKTTPFMALLILAGLQMIPDQVYEAAKVDGATAWQRFTQITLPLVKPALMVAILFRTLDALRMYDLPAIMTAGANGTTTLSILVVNQIRIGFNSAAALSTITFLIIFIVAFIFVRFLGANAVESATNSGKVK; via the coding sequence ATGTCAATGCAAGCGGAGCCGCTGACCCGTCGCGGCAAGAAGTCGACAGGCGAGGGGCCAGCGGGACCAGAGAACAAGGAAGTCGGGCAGGACCGGAAGCAAAAGACACAGGGCCGGGCGGCGGCGCTGCTGATCATTCCGTCGATGATCGTGCTGGGCATCGTCATCGTGTACCCGGTCATCGACGCCATCATCATGTCGTTGCAGAAGGACGCAGGCCTGGATCCGGTGACGGGCTCCTTCGTGGCCGGAGGCTTTGCCGGATTCTACAACTACGTCCACTGGATCCTCCAGCAATGCAACACTCCAAGCGGCCAGGCGTCCTGCCCGGCCGGCACGCTCGGCTCGCAGTTCTGGTCCGCCACCGGCACCACGTTCCTGCTCACCGTCATCACCGTGGCACTGGAAACGGTGATCGGCTTTTGGATGGCGATCATCATGTCGCGGACGTTCCGGGGACGCAGCGCCCTGCGCGCGGCCGTGCTGGTGCCGTGGGCCATCCCCACCGCAGTGACGGCCAAGCTGTGGTTCTTCATCTTTGCCTTTGACGGCATCGCCAACACGCTGTTCCACACCTCCATCCTGTGGACCGGCTCCGAGGTCCCCGCCCGCGCCGCCATCATCATCGCCGACGTCTGGAAAACCACGCCCTTCATGGCACTGCTGATCCTGGCCGGTCTGCAGATGATCCCGGACCAGGTGTATGAGGCGGCCAAGGTCGACGGCGCCACGGCCTGGCAGCGTTTCACGCAGATCACCCTGCCGCTGGTCAAGCCGGCCCTGATGGTGGCGATCCTGTTCCGCACGTTGGACGCGCTGCGCATGTACGATCTCCCCGCCATCATGACCGCGGGGGCGAACGGCACCACCACCTTGTCGATCCTGGTGGTGAACCAGATCCGGATCGGCTTCAATTCAGCCGCGGCACTGTCCACCATCACGTTCCTGATCATCTTCATTGTGGCGTTCATCTTTGTCCGCTTCCTCGGGGCGAACGCCGTCGAATCGGCCACCAACTCGGGGAAGGTGAAGTGA
- a CDS encoding carbohydrate ABC transporter permease, producing MSVATLDPTTAKTVARRRERWASSRTYISAAIILIWCLLPFYWMLVTAFRDVGYTFDPTPWFTHVTWDNFTTVFSEKLGNHFAQNLLNSLIVSSVTTAVALLFGVFAAYALARLEFRFKFLVLGFVLGASMFPGVAIVTPLFQLFTNIGWMGTYQALIIPNISFVLPLTVYTLTSFFREMPWELEEAARIDGCTQGEAFRKVIMPLAAPAVFTTAILAFIGAWNEFLIASQLSSEATKTVTVAIAYFAGSQPHQEPYTAVMAAGTVVTIPLVILVLVFQRKIVAGLTAGAVK from the coding sequence ATGAGCGTTGCAACGCTTGATCCGACCACCGCAAAGACCGTTGCCCGCAGGAGGGAGCGCTGGGCCAGCTCGCGCACCTACATCAGCGCGGCGATCATCCTCATCTGGTGCCTGCTTCCGTTCTACTGGATGCTGGTCACCGCCTTCCGGGACGTGGGCTACACCTTTGATCCCACCCCCTGGTTCACGCACGTCACCTGGGACAACTTCACCACCGTGTTTTCCGAGAAACTGGGCAACCACTTCGCCCAGAACCTGCTGAACTCGCTGATTGTCTCCAGCGTCACCACGGCAGTGGCCCTGCTGTTCGGCGTGTTTGCCGCCTATGCGCTGGCACGGCTGGAGTTCCGCTTCAAGTTCCTGGTGCTCGGCTTTGTGCTGGGGGCCTCGATGTTCCCGGGCGTCGCCATCGTCACCCCGCTGTTCCAGCTGTTCACCAACATCGGCTGGATGGGCACCTACCAGGCGCTGATCATCCCCAACATCTCTTTCGTGCTGCCGCTGACCGTCTACACGCTGACGTCCTTCTTCCGCGAAATGCCGTGGGAACTGGAGGAGGCGGCGCGGATCGACGGCTGCACGCAGGGCGAGGCGTTCCGCAAGGTCATCATGCCGCTGGCCGCCCCGGCCGTCTTCACCACGGCCATCCTGGCCTTCATCGGGGCCTGGAACGAGTTCCTGATCGCCAGCCAGCTCTCCAGTGAGGCAACCAAGACGGTCACCGTGGCCATCGCCTACTTTGCCGGCTCCCAGCCCCACCAGGAGCCGTACACGGCCGTCATGGCGGCCGGAACCGTGGTCACCATTCCGCTGGTGATCCTGGTGCTGGTGTTCCAGCGCAAGATCGTCGCCGGACTGACCGCCGGGGCGGTGAAGTAA